A genome region from Haloarcula sp. H-GB4 includes the following:
- a CDS encoding Imm49 family immunity protein encodes MFSLILHFDSYKQLDRAVRKVDDLDGTQQRRAKHARDKFEQVLDNPDDHWRGTRDVQIGLIERDSGRVTNGIERIVAYHKEHVEDMPRWRELLPLSASVYVLVARDYGLEIDIESEYLPDAIRQYSIDERITLPQPDYLKDHLRVPAGSISAE; translated from the coding sequence GTGTTCTCTCTGATACTGCACTTCGACTCCTACAAACAGCTTGACCGGGCTGTCCGGAAAGTCGACGACCTCGACGGTACTCAGCAACGCCGGGCCAAGCACGCTCGCGACAAATTTGAGCAGGTGTTGGATAACCCAGATGACCACTGGCGTGGAACACGGGATGTCCAGATCGGGCTCATCGAGCGTGACTCGGGCCGAGTTACCAACGGTATCGAACGGATAGTCGCCTACCACAAGGAGCATGTCGAAGATATGCCACGCTGGCGGGAACTGCTTCCACTCTCGGCATCTGTGTACGTCCTTGTGGCACGAGACTACGGGCTAGAAATCGATATCGAGAGCGAGTACCTGCCCGACGCTATCCGACAGTACAGTATCGATGAGCGGATTACCCTTCCCCAGCCCGACTATCTAAAAGACCACCTTCGGGTGCCGGCTGGGTCCATCTCAGCGGAGTAG
- a CDS encoding N-6 DNA methylase: MASPQIDVDEIVETLEQIRQRGHSAHTVFRDWVNLMLFALQRRDDPYLEIVDDYRERGDMDHPEGQRSVDLFSKAFGHLQERMAATDADVLGAVYEEYGMSSDAFGQHFTPHNVCETMAEIAGVVDKNDTDDRQTVLDPACGNSRMLLVAGRKQPDALLFGQDKDPLCARMTALNCCFLNLDAYIIQGDSLTVEFQRAWQTSYSALGGSVRELDDEEVSELREWVTDAFENTVEDSNDPNPEQQRAASTEDRTAPVATSVPSEQASLDAFESSD; the protein is encoded by the coding sequence ATGGCTTCGCCACAGATCGACGTCGACGAGATTGTTGAAACGCTTGAGCAGATCCGTCAACGAGGGCACAGCGCCCACACGGTCTTCCGAGATTGGGTTAATCTCATGCTGTTCGCACTGCAACGCCGGGACGACCCATATCTGGAGATCGTCGACGACTACCGCGAGCGCGGCGATATGGACCATCCCGAGGGACAACGGTCAGTCGACCTCTTCTCGAAAGCGTTCGGTCACCTCCAAGAGCGAATGGCAGCCACCGACGCGGACGTTCTGGGCGCTGTCTATGAGGAATACGGGATGTCGAGCGATGCCTTCGGCCAGCACTTCACGCCACACAATGTCTGCGAGACGATGGCCGAGATCGCCGGCGTTGTAGATAAAAATGATACCGATGACCGGCAGACGGTTCTTGACCCGGCCTGTGGGAACAGTCGGATGCTACTAGTCGCCGGCCGAAAGCAGCCAGACGCGCTCCTGTTCGGGCAGGACAAGGACCCGCTGTGTGCCCGGATGACAGCATTGAACTGCTGTTTCCTGAATCTGGACGCCTATATCATTCAGGGCGACTCACTGACTGTTGAGTTCCAGCGAGCGTGGCAGACCTCGTACTCTGCGTTGGGCGGCAGCGTTCGCGAGCTAGACGACGAGGAAGTCTCTGAACTTCGTGAGTGGGTGACCGACGCCTTCGAGAATACGGTTGAGGACAGCAACGACCCTAATCCAGAGCAACAGAGAGCTGCGAGCACGGAGGATCGAACAGCTCCAGTTGCAACATCCGTCCCGAGCGAGCAGGCCAGTCTGGATGCGTTCGAGAGCAGCGATTGA
- a CDS encoding type II toxin-antitoxin system RelE/ParE family toxin — MTSDEEWTWKFTERATGQFSDLDTHVQDRIVSKLDEVVDSTWREPKDFLEPLTGGPFWKLRVGTYRLACVLAHDASVLEVHRIEHRSGAYTADDD; from the coding sequence ATGACGAGTGACGAGGAGTGGACGTGGAAGTTCACTGAGCGTGCCACTGGGCAGTTCAGTGATCTTGATACGCACGTTCAGGACCGAATCGTTTCAAAACTTGATGAGGTTGTTGACTCAACATGGCGGGAGCCAAAGGATTTCCTAGAGCCACTGACTGGCGGGCCGTTCTGGAAGCTTCGGGTTGGTACGTACCGTCTTGCGTGTGTACTCGCACACGATGCTTCGGTACTTGAAGTCCACAGAATCGAACACCGGAGTGGTGCTTACACAGCAGACGACGACTGA
- a CDS encoding ribbon-helix-helix domain-containing protein: MSDADSDTGNGGPEMVQINLRLSKSFLEDIDATWQEEGFNSRSEFLRHVARDAVKHPEFSRSGWKQIAASEHDLRVGDAELVSREEVRAMMNQDGNDE, encoded by the coding sequence ATGTCTGATGCAGATAGCGATACTGGAAACGGTGGTCCAGAGATGGTACAAATAAACCTCCGATTGAGCAAATCCTTTCTTGAGGATATCGATGCGACGTGGCAAGAAGAGGGGTTCAACTCACGGAGCGAGTTCCTTCGCCACGTCGCTCGGGATGCAGTGAAACATCCCGAATTTAGTCGGAGTGGGTGGAAACAGATCGCCGCGAGCGAGCACGATCTCCGCGTGGGTGATGCTGAACTGGTTTCGCGTGAGGAAGTCCGTGCCATGATGAATCAAGACGGTAATGACGAGTGA